The Ipomoea triloba cultivar NCNSP0323 chromosome 13, ASM357664v1 genomic interval ataagagtaaaatagagtgattccacttcaatttgttgggttattatttgagtactctctttgtcaaccaatccccaagtagttaatataattagcttcaaattattttaaaaatttttttcatagtattaataaaatatttggtaaataaatatataacattattttgtactataactttgatatttaattacaatatattgtaaaaataagataatggacaatgtaatgaatatcaattgataaatttgaatgtaaagaatctttgcatgagagaaaataaagcaatataactaatgaaattatttctcttatttaatttaattttttgataatgaataattttttcaaataaaggtattgtagatacataattctaaattaaagaaaatacatatgtattcttttttgttgtagctactaatttatttaatttaataagagtaaaatagagtgaaaaacttaattatgtcaaatttggttgagatgaggttcgaacctaagacctttcttatagaaattaatggggaagttaaaagttaacggaatattaacagagaagagaatatttaacggaaaacttaacggaaaatcataaaagtaaggttaaattaggtaatctctatgaataatattaatcgGAATTATCTtagccatctatttgattaaataattcatctgaaccatccatttgattaccgccattttttctacccattttaggtctaactctctttggctcttattagtatagtagatattagtAGTTGAagtacaaatttatttatttattattttttttttttacataggAGGGGGGTAACCCATATACAATAGATCTTTAACAACGATTATACAAGAATCTCCAGGTTGGGCAGCCTAGCCTATCCAGTTCCAACAGATTCGCCACTTCTAGCGGTGGTTGTGACAAAGCATGAAATCCTTTAGGGAAGTATCTAGATGATTTAGCCAGTTGGTCGGCTACTGCATTAATTTCCCGAGGAACTGCCACCAATCTCCAGGACTCCACCCCGCGGAGTTCGTTTTTGCATGCCTTCAGAATATTATGAATTGGTGAGCCCGCAACTGGACTGTCCCTGAATGCGTCTACCAATTGCGTTGAGTCCCCTTCTAGGATTATGTTTCTGAAACCCATGAACTTGGCTGATTGTATGCTCTTCAACAGCCCCCATGCCTCTGCTTGTAGTGGGGGACAGTATCCTACATTGTTTATGAACCCTCCTAGCCATGCTCCTGCAGTATTTCTTATTACGCCGCCACATCCAGCCAGTTTGGATGAGTAAACTGAGGACCCATCGAAGTTGATCTTTACTGTCCCTTCCTCTGGTTTCTCCCAGCCTCTGCTTACCCAGTTTGGTGACGATGTCGACCTTTGATTTTTGTCGTTGGCGAAAGCATATTCCATTTGTTCTTTCTGCAGACTAATCCAACTCCTTTTGGTTTGAAGGTTCTGGATAGTGTTGGAGAAAATAGCCTCGTTTCTCCATTTCCATATCCACCAAAGAGTTATTGCAAAGAGTACATTATCCTCTTGCGGATTGTGACCTTTCCCCTTGGATGCCAACCCTTTATCTATCCAGTTGCGAAAAGATAAAAGTCTACATTCTGCATGTAGCTTAGGGAGGATCATTCTCCATACTTCGTCCGCTGCTTTGCACTTTCGCAGAGCATGATCTATGTCTTCCGCCTGTCCACTGCATAGCCAACATTCGTCCGAGGTTGTCAAGCCTCTTCTCGCTCTCATGGCATTTGTTAGCAGTCTCTCATGACGGGTTAACCATAAGAACACTTTGATTCTGCTTGATGTCTTGAGTTTCCATATGGCGTTCCATTTGGTTGCCTCCGGAGCCTCCGCCCCTCCGATGTACAGATTATATGCAGACCGTACAGAAAACGTACCTGTCTTATCGTTTCTCCAACCTATTAGATCCTCTGATTCATCAACTTCGTCGATCATGAATGCTGATAGTTCATCCAGAGTATTCGTCGGAAGGAACTGATGCAGTAGATTCCAATCCCATCCACTTCCGGTTCTCCAGTATTTATCGACTGTCTTGTGGATTTCAGTTCCTGGGATGATCCCCGTGGCCTCATTGACAAGGGGTGATTGTCTAAGCCAACTGTCTAACCAGAATTTCGTATGTTTTCCACTTCTGATTCGTTTGATCAGTCCGTTTTGAAGCATTGGAACTGCTCTAAGTATCCCTTTCTATGTATTTGACATGTTTTGTCTTGGCTGCCATGCCGTGCAGTCCGTCTTTGCAATATTGTACTTTGATCTCAGTACCTGGATCCATAGACCTTCATCCTCGTGCATAAGACGCCAACCGAGCTTTGCCAGAAATGCCTCATTCATTGATTCTAATCTGCGGACTCCTAAACCCCCTTCTTCTTTGCTCTTTGATAATATTTCCCATTTGACCAAATGACTCTTCCTTTGGTTCGGCAAGCTACCCCATAAAAAACTTCGAATCAGGCTTTCAATCTTTACAACCACTCCTTTGGGCAGTAGTGTAGTCTGCATCGTGTAGTATGGAATGGATGATAGTACTGACTGGGCTAGTGTTAGTCTGCCTGCCATTGATAGCGTTCTCGACTTCCAGCCCATAAGTTTTTGCTATACCCTTTCTATAAGCCCTGAATATGTGTCTTTCTTAAGGCGTCCATGGATCGACAGGACCCCTAGGTATCTCCCCATGTCTTCGACTCTGGGTATCCCCGTTAAGTCCCTTATACTCTGTTGGATCCCTTCCGGTGTATTCTTGGAGAAGAATATTGAGGATTTTTGTGCGTTGATCGTTTGCCCTGACTGGTCGCAGAAGGTTCTTAAACAGTTGGTCATTTCTTGTGCCTGCTCCTCAGTGGCCTCCCCGAACAATACCATGTCATCTGCAAAAAACAAGTGGGACAAGTTAGGTCCGGTTCTGTTAAGCCTGATACCCTTCCATCTACCTTCTTCTACTGAGTTGTTTATTAAATGACTTAGCCTTTCTATACAAAGAACAAAAATTAAGGGTGAGATGGGGTCTCCCTGTCTAATTCCCCTTCTTGGTTGAAACCACTCTGATGTGTGCCCTTCCCAATTGATTGACAATCTTGCTGAGGTTATGCACTCCATTATATTTCTTGTCCATGTTGCATTCAATCCTACTTCAGTTAAGGTATCCCTTATGAAACTCCAATCCAGTTTGTCATAAGCCTTTTCCAAGTCCACCTTCATAACCATCCACCCAACTTTCGCTTTCCTTGTCCTCATTGAGTTTAGGACCTCTTGAAAGATGATTATGTTGTCCGATATCTGTCTCCCGGGTACAAAACTGGTCTGGTTTGGTCCTACTAACTTCTTTGACGCTTCTTTCAACCTTGATGTCATAGCCTTTGTAATTATCTTGTATAATATGTTACATAGGCCTATCGGTCTTAGCTGTTTAACCGATTCGGGGCTGGGCACTTTGGGCAGAAGTGTTATGACCGTTTCATTGCAGCCTGGGGGAAGCTTTCCTTCTGCGAAGAAATCCAATGCAAACTTGACTATGCTTTCATCGATAATATCCCACGCTTTTTGGTAAAAGCCTGCTGTGAAACCATCTGGGCCGGGAGCCTTGTAAGGGTCCATGTCAAACAAGGCTTGCTTGATCTCCATTGGTTCAAACTGTATGTTCACTTCCTGCCAATCATCAGCTTGTAGAGTAGGAAACCTCCCATGTAATGTGTTTTGGGGATTTACCACCTAGTTTTCAGCGAAGAAGGTAACAAAATGGTTCAGAATGTGGCTTCTCACTTGGTGATCACTCGTAATTTGGAGCCCTTCTTCTGTGATCATGCTCCTTATCTTTGTTCTGCTGCTCTTTATTGTAGTTGCTAGATGGAAATATCTTGTATTACGATCCCCAGACCTTATCCATTCCTCCCTTGATCTTTGGAACCATAGAAGTTCTTCTTGTTGAAGTGTAATTTCCAGTTCTCTTCTTAGATTTTTGTCTAGGCTTAACAGGTTTTGGCTTACTTGGTGGGCTAAGCTTATTTGCACTCATTTTATTCTAGCCAGTAGTTGTTTTTTCCTATGAAACACGTTACCGAACACATTCCTATTCCAAGACAGTAGTTCCTTTGCCATTACTTTTTTATTCTCTTCAACACTCTTTTCCGGCTTCCATGCTTGCTGCACACACCTCAAAAAATCCTTATGAGTTGTCCATATAAAGTTGAATCTGAACTTCCTATTCCATCAAAAGTCACAATGGGGTTAGTTGTTATAAGCAAAGGTGCATGATCAGAATTGATGATCGGGAGGTGCTCTATCTTCGTATTTGGGAAACTCAATTTCATATCCTCGTTTCCAAACGCTCTGTCAAGTCTCGCCGCTTTGTAATGTGCTGTGTTTTCTCCCCGCCTCCAGGTAAATTTAGGACCCTCGAAACCAAGATCCACTAGCCCTTCTCTAAAAATCCATTCTACGAAATCGACACTTCTAGTATTGTTGAAACAGCCTGGGTTGCTCACTTCTTCCCTACTTGTAACCGCATTGAAGTCACCACAAATTAACCAACATTGCTGAGTTCTCATATTCTCTGAGGATAGATCGGCAAACAATATCCTTCTTAGTGATTTGTTTGGGCTGCCATACACCACTGTAAACGTCAATTGTGTTAACAGACCTTCCTGAACCTGCAAGTTAATAAATTGTGGGTGAGTATTTATGATTTCTATTTTTAATGAGGCCTTTCAGAGTACCCAAATTCCCCCAGAAAACCCTACAGCTTCTACTCGGACTCATTCATCAAAACCCAACTTTTTGCATATAGAGTTAGCGTGTGAGCCCGATACTTTCGGCTCAATCAGACAAACAACGTCGGGCGTATGATCCCGACAAAATTGCTTCAGGGTGCGCCGGAACTCATTAGAGGCAGCACCCTGACAATTCCATGATAGACATATCATTAAATAACAACAAGCGCAAACACGCAGCGCTCAGGAGCGCTCAAGACCTTCCATCGCCTCATCCCCAGGGTCCAATTGACCCACATCATCAGCAAAACCCGCCTCTGGTATCTGTGGTATGTTTTCAAACAACCTAGGGATATCAGGGGGGTCACCTAATAGTTCATAATCCATATCCATTCGGCAGGACGACTCCGGTCTGTCGTTTACATGGTAAACCACAGAACTGGAAATTCGTCCCCCGCGATTGGGACCTCTTACCACTGTGTGTTCGGATTCTGCTGCAGCCCTTCTTGGTTGAGCCCCTCTTCCGCCTCTATTCCTGGCAATTCCTCTGCCCCCGGTGTTTAATTGAACTCCACCGGCTGCCCTCTCTTTCGTGTACGTCTGCATCTCTGTTTGGTGGAGATTCTCGCTTTGCCTTCTCTGCCGGTACTGATCTTGATTGGTACGAATATTCGGGAGTGATTGTTGCACATTCTGGATCATTGGTGTGGTGGTCATGTCTTCCAGTTAGAGCTCATTTCCATTGTTATCCAGATCTTCTAATACAGCATATCGAGATTGAAATTGAGGACCTCCTGCCCCAGCAGCCTGTGATTGAACATGGTTTCTGTTGCCCGTGTTCGGAGCACGAGCTCCGTCCCTACGATATCCCTTTCTTTCCTTCCTGGCGACTAACATCCACTCCCCGAAGTTCTTACTAAAGTCTCGTACCGGCTTTGTATATTGATACTTGGGCTGTTCTTTGCCTTTTGTTTGGGTTTTATCATTCTGCTCTTGGTCCGTTTGTGCCTCCGCCCCTTTACCTTCTTCGTTTAGGTTTTGACCCCCGCATTGATCTTTCTTATGGCCATACATGCCGCATTTGAAGCATACCATCTGAATTCCTTCGTACTCGATCGGGACTACTTCGCCTTCTAATGTGAACTTGGACAGTAAACGCCTGGAAAGATCTAATTCGACACAGACCCTTGCGAACTTTCCAATTGAAACCAGACTAGTTGTAGTGTCCGTTTTTACCGGCCGGGCTATGTTCATACCGATCTTCTTCAAGAAATCCTCTTCAAAGTATTCAATTGGGAGCGCAGGGAATCTTACCCAAACCAGCAGTTTGTCCAATTTGTTGGTGTGCGGAAATAAATTAGGACGCCATTCTTGCACAGTTAGATAGTGCCCTAGGATGATCCACGGCCCTTCGAATTTGGCGAACTCATAATCTCTTAGGCTTTCGAATCTTGCCAGGAAGAATTCTTGATCAATTGCGATAAGGTCGAAACTTGCTTCAGGCTTCCATAGCTTCTGGAGTCTCTGTAACAGGAACGAGTAACCTATTTTTCGACCAAGAACCTTGATTATTAGCGTTCTTCTCCATGGGCGCCTTAATCGTTCCTTCTCTTCTTTGGTGACCGTAATTACCGGGCAATTAGGGTCCGATTCCCCTACCTCCATCGATTCTTCGTCTGAAACCTCCACGTCGTCCAATCTTGTGGCGTTCTCTTTTCTTCCCCACATGTTGCTTGGTGTTTCTACCGGTGTTCTCCACTGGGCGGAACCCGGCGACATTAAGCCGGCCGAAGCAGAGGCTCCTTGGACCCCTTCGTTGAAAGACCATGTCATCGTCTGCTCCGCCATTGCACGGTTTCTTTTCGTTTTCTTGGTGCTTCTTTTCAGCAGATCCTCATCTTCTGGTGACCGAGGGGTCGCCGTCGATGGGTTTTCTTCAGACAACGTCTCCGTCAGTTGCTCCAtagtacaaattttatttgagtcactacaaattaattattggtcatatttttaaaaaaaatgatagaacCAAGCATTACTAATCAAAATTCGttgcaaaatatatttttccttatggTGTGTTtagaaacccggaaaatgatttctgaacaGTGTTTGGTAAGTGATGGAAATTAAAAgcaaagtcaatggaaaatgagcTTTAGTCAACGAAAAATGCACCCATtttcttggaaaatgacttccccttcttttttttgggaagtcattttccggattcCACCCTCTCCTGTTGGGCCTGGGGAAGAGTTTGAGAGTTTTCTGCTTCAGCCACAGAGTCTCCTGCTTCAACCACCGTAGTCCGTCGCAACCAAGTTTGCTTGTGGCTCCTGCTTCAACCACCGTCGTCCGTCGCAACCAAGTTTGCTTGTGGCTCCTGCTTCAACCACCGTCGTCCGTCGCAACCAAGTTTGCCTATTGCCGCCTTTGCAACCAAGTTTGCCGCGACCGGTTTCCAAATCTACCCGTCGCATTATTCTTTATCTTCATCCTCTTTTGTGGTCTCAAAAAGTGTGATCCATCTTTAAATTTGATGCGATTAATGTTTGAATACTATCAGCCATGGAAAATAATTACTTtgctataaatatatattaattgacaGTGTGTGAGAGGGTTTTGTGTGGTTGGAGTTTACAGAGATAGCAGCGGCAGGGTTGATATATAATTGGTTTTATAAGAGGTGGGGAAGGTTAATTACATGAAAAGCTTCAAGGTGGAATAATTCTTAAACGTAATATAATGTGGTGATGGATGCATTTCGTTGTGAGAAATTAAACTAAGAGTACAGCTCATATTCTGTGCTTGGCTtgctcacaagtcacaactaAATCTTGTAGGTGAAATAGTTGTGAAAATGTGAATCACATGGAATTCCTCGTGAGCCACAAGAATCATGCTTATAGGGCGTGTGGTTGGAGGGAGGGAATTAggtggaaaagaaattttaatttcatgggAGATTAATAATGCATGAATAAAGTAGtaatttaaattccagtgtttggtttacAGGAATATAGTTACTAAGAAAGGAATAAGTAGCCTAAAGTCCAAAACGTTCAtatttgttattgttgttattatcgTAAATCCTAaataaccaaattaaattaaaattttgcttataaataaactctaaaattgcaTAACGAAACCACTAaaatatatagggaaaatgatCAGACCTTCGAACTATAGTTGAAAAGTCCATTAGTCCTCTAAGCTtttttaaatgtgcaattacaCCTATCAACAATTCATTTTTATGCAATGAGGCCCAAGAACCAATTAATGACCTTTTATCACAAGTCATTAG includes:
- the LOC116001433 gene encoding uncharacterized protein LOC116001433, which codes for MEQLTETLSEENPSTATPRSPEDEDLLKRSTKKTKRNRAMAEQTMTWSFNEGVQGASASAGLMSPGSAQWRTPVETPSNMWGRKENATRLDDVEVSDEESMEVGESDPNCPVITVTKEEKERLRRPWRRTLIIKVLGRKIGYSFLLQRLQKLWKPEASFDLIAIDQEFFLARFESLRDYEFAKFEGPWIILGHYLTVQEWRPNLFPHTNKLDKLLVWVRFPALPIEYFEEDFLKKIGMNIARPVKTDTTTSLVSIGKFARVCVELDLSRRLLSKFTLEGEVVPIEYEGIQMVCFKCGMYGHKKDQCGGQNLNEEGKGAEAQTDQEQNDKTQTKGKEQPKYQYTKPVRDFSKNFGEWMLVARKERKGYRRDGARAPNTGNRNHVQSQAAGAGGPQFQSRYAVLEDLDNNGNEL